One genomic segment of Halomarina pelagica includes these proteins:
- a CDS encoding YheV family putative metal-binding protein yields MGRKRHICPDCSEPRVVVLIEATGEERRECAECGWRDFETLAERELTD; encoded by the coding sequence ATGGGACGTAAGCGGCACATCTGCCCGGACTGTTCGGAACCACGCGTCGTCGTGCTGATCGAGGCGACTGGAGAGGAGCGCCGCGAGTGCGCGGAGTGCGGATGGCGAGACTTCGAGACGCTCGCCGAGCGAGAACTCACAGACTGA
- a CDS encoding multicopper oxidase domain-containing protein encodes MTEKRTNQSDTDDGDATRTDGGGGFEATRRSFLAGGGALASGMALGGGAFGVLDGDERHVPDEPKKDGKVRKFTVHAIEVDIPYNQFGLHQPRGVMYVLDEDLEAARKASGTFPNDAFEAVDGDEQRLDFYSGSDAKEQCEDTAHIDIDGHKHHQHPKGADHDHHHPDGTDQHHRHRKDGGHDHERGSHHHGGDDHPAGDPHDDGIDTSVLRPLVIRANEGDIVEIEFINHLDRRASMHQVGLPYDVKESDGANVGYNPDTTVAPGESITYRWFAAHQGGHFFYDLANPAYDSAEQPPEEVNLLSKSLFGTMMVEPAGATWTDPFTGGELRSGVQADIHDPEMLGTSYREIVVHYHTPEGLKPDLTYPNSDEPQNVHAINYRADPTAQRADPDRAEELGVEPDALEEFFYNSWLNGDPGGGDNTYPVYKGDPIKFVAVGASIEENHVHHLHAHRWKTIPNRSDSDTIDSQTVGLGASFPVYFVVAHGEAQGSEASGPSETVRPEMTFEEAFEIGAGGAHGTAGDVLFHCHLFPHYGEGMWGSLRIFDKEQCGLQPLPNTTIADDPVPDEVPFPRGILPEDSPIPGFPDFIPNEVGSPPPESPGATGPNPPETGRQPTPEEEEALGEIVPGAPYVDPCDPWLDNTEFGGPPAGKDAPVKEYTIVALPADIVYNDNGDHDPDGIVYALEEDAEAIRNGEMNPEPLFIRANVGDCVELTLKNETERAMSIHPHFVSYDLLGSDSLANGYNYEQYTEPGEQRAYRWYADEEGPIYFHDHIFGIDDVMHGEFCALIVEPQGSEYLDPYSGEPIRSGSQAIIKTPEGKNDFREFALHLHDFAQLVKRNGEFVNPDVQHNENAGTMAINYRNAPLYQRNDPDAAYAYSSAVHGDPPTPLLEAYSNDPIRIRVIQGAWEEQHNFLLHGRPFESEGLDIQDAVSEHIGTSEQFTFLIDPDEESGQDFERMDNPFGLPVRDHLYGTGIIDDRWTGMWGIHRVFDAETPHLAPLPDRGPPKGKKITKRDLERMGHFAPFLGLERLERLGRDALLLYDEDDNRCFPPDKDARQNRNVGEVPPQAPDPGDPCPDDAPVRQIDVTAFRTEIEFNEYGDHDPFGIVYALDEHVEDVKCGDRPAEPLAIRANRGDCVEINLTNGLPGDVEDVEDVEDELRDLLDDLLGDVDVRHDELRKKLEAAIEDGLTRSEVGRIVEEFLDDLDDDLVERIKALVRDLLERLRDPDDGVEDHAHPKMRVSQPWDASDRISLHPTRITYDVTASDGATVGFNFDQTVAPGETITYRWYAEEVPSNVALWDEADVRSHRHHGAFGTLIVEPRNATWLDPNTAEPLLAGSEAMIATPNGTDTREFTLSFSDGRYIVNENDPDDCVVPVNLDDPEQDPNAPCNQIGDPEDQGYVAINNRAEPFIRRFQTGPDDQHLVFDSETHGDPATPIPEALLGDPIKFLVQKSSDKSRGMTFHLASHQWRRFRGIPESPIIGADDRFEVGKAEDLDLVSDAGGLAESTGDFLYAELKERRRLEAGFWGIFRVREDPGDFETPMQPLPAMAKKMGLTPDERPGWNVLRTDLTGSGREDLVVGVPRSDLAGVDAGAVYVFENGADRNVTDLSTADGVFVGEPGERAGISLATDESSEGEGALAALVVETEGDTTYTVPAGGELREALADVPWGRLATTLTGATNTSIDVVAGLRDVSA; translated from the coding sequence ATGACTGAGAAGCGGACGAACCAGAGCGACACCGACGACGGCGACGCGACGCGGACCGACGGCGGGGGCGGCTTCGAGGCCACCCGTCGATCGTTCCTGGCGGGTGGCGGCGCGCTCGCGTCGGGGATGGCCCTCGGCGGCGGCGCGTTCGGCGTCCTCGACGGCGACGAGAGACACGTCCCCGACGAACCGAAGAAGGACGGAAAGGTCCGGAAGTTCACGGTCCACGCCATCGAGGTAGACATTCCGTACAACCAGTTCGGCCTCCACCAGCCCCGAGGCGTCATGTACGTCCTCGACGAGGACCTGGAGGCCGCGCGCAAGGCGTCGGGGACGTTCCCGAACGACGCGTTCGAGGCGGTCGACGGCGACGAACAACGCCTCGACTTCTACTCGGGCTCCGACGCCAAGGAGCAGTGCGAGGACACCGCCCACATCGACATCGACGGCCACAAACACCACCAGCACCCGAAGGGAGCCGACCACGACCACCACCACCCCGACGGGACCGATCAGCACCACCGCCACCGAAAGGACGGCGGGCACGACCACGAGCGGGGCAGCCACCACCACGGCGGCGACGACCACCCCGCCGGCGATCCGCACGACGACGGGATCGACACGTCGGTGCTTCGCCCGCTCGTCATCCGCGCCAACGAGGGCGACATCGTCGAGATCGAGTTCATCAATCACCTCGATCGACGGGCGTCGATGCATCAAGTCGGGTTGCCCTACGACGTGAAGGAGTCAGACGGCGCGAACGTCGGGTACAATCCGGACACGACGGTCGCGCCGGGCGAGTCGATCACCTACCGCTGGTTCGCCGCCCACCAGGGCGGCCACTTCTTCTACGACCTCGCGAATCCGGCGTACGACAGCGCCGAACAGCCCCCCGAGGAGGTCAACCTCCTGTCGAAGAGCCTGTTCGGGACGATGATGGTCGAGCCCGCGGGCGCGACCTGGACCGACCCGTTCACCGGCGGGGAACTCAGAAGCGGCGTCCAGGCCGACATCCACGACCCCGAGATGCTGGGGACGAGCTACCGCGAGATCGTCGTCCACTACCACACACCCGAGGGGCTGAAGCCGGATCTCACCTATCCGAACTCCGACGAACCGCAGAACGTCCACGCGATCAACTACCGTGCCGACCCGACGGCACAGCGGGCCGATCCCGACCGCGCCGAGGAACTCGGCGTCGAACCCGACGCCCTGGAGGAGTTCTTCTACAACTCGTGGCTGAACGGCGATCCGGGCGGCGGGGACAACACCTACCCCGTCTACAAGGGCGACCCGATCAAGTTCGTCGCGGTCGGGGCCTCTATCGAGGAGAATCACGTCCACCACCTCCACGCCCACCGCTGGAAGACGATCCCGAACCGGTCCGACTCGGACACGATCGACTCCCAGACGGTCGGGCTGGGCGCGTCGTTCCCCGTCTACTTCGTCGTGGCCCACGGCGAGGCGCAGGGATCGGAAGCCTCCGGTCCCAGCGAGACGGTGCGACCGGAGATGACGTTCGAGGAGGCGTTCGAGATCGGTGCCGGCGGCGCACACGGCACCGCCGGCGACGTCCTCTTCCACTGCCACCTGTTCCCCCACTACGGCGAGGGGATGTGGGGGAGTCTGCGTATCTTCGACAAGGAGCAGTGCGGCCTTCAGCCGTTGCCGAACACGACCATCGCGGACGACCCGGTGCCCGACGAGGTGCCGTTCCCGCGGGGTATCCTGCCCGAAGACTCGCCGATCCCCGGCTTTCCGGACTTCATCCCGAACGAGGTCGGCAGTCCGCCGCCGGAATCGCCCGGGGCGACCGGGCCGAACCCGCCGGAAACGGGTCGCCAGCCCACGCCCGAGGAGGAGGAGGCACTGGGCGAGATCGTCCCCGGCGCGCCGTACGTCGACCCGTGCGATCCCTGGCTCGACAACACGGAGTTCGGCGGCCCGCCCGCCGGCAAGGACGCGCCCGTCAAGGAGTACACGATCGTCGCGTTGCCGGCGGACATCGTCTACAACGACAACGGCGACCACGATCCCGACGGGATCGTCTACGCGCTCGAGGAGGACGCCGAAGCCATTCGAAACGGCGAGATGAACCCCGAGCCGCTGTTCATCCGCGCGAACGTCGGCGACTGCGTCGAACTCACCCTCAAGAACGAGACCGAGCGCGCGATGTCGATCCACCCCCACTTCGTGAGTTACGACCTGCTGGGGTCGGACTCGCTCGCCAACGGCTACAACTACGAGCAGTACACGGAACCCGGCGAGCAGCGGGCCTACCGATGGTACGCGGACGAGGAGGGGCCGATCTACTTCCACGACCACATCTTCGGCATCGACGACGTGATGCACGGCGAGTTCTGCGCGCTCATCGTCGAGCCCCAGGGCTCTGAGTACCTCGATCCGTACTCGGGTGAGCCCATCCGAAGCGGTTCGCAGGCGATCATCAAGACGCCGGAGGGCAAGAACGACTTCCGGGAGTTCGCGCTCCACCTCCACGACTTCGCCCAGCTCGTGAAGCGCAACGGCGAGTTCGTCAACCCCGACGTCCAGCACAACGAGAACGCGGGGACGATGGCGATCAACTACCGGAACGCGCCGCTCTACCAGCGCAACGATCCGGACGCGGCGTACGCCTACAGCTCCGCGGTCCACGGCGACCCGCCGACGCCGCTGCTCGAAGCCTACTCGAACGACCCGATCCGCATCCGGGTGATCCAGGGTGCGTGGGAGGAACAGCACAACTTCCTGCTCCACGGGCGTCCCTTCGAGAGCGAAGGATTGGACATCCAGGACGCGGTCTCGGAGCACATCGGGACGTCTGAGCAGTTCACGTTCCTGATCGATCCGGACGAGGAGAGCGGACAGGACTTCGAACGGATGGACAACCCGTTCGGCCTGCCCGTCCGGGACCACCTCTACGGGACGGGCATCATCGACGACCGCTGGACGGGGATGTGGGGGATCCACCGCGTCTTCGACGCCGAGACCCCCCACCTCGCACCGCTCCCCGATCGGGGCCCGCCGAAGGGGAAGAAGATCACGAAGAGGGACCTCGAGCGGATGGGCCACTTCGCGCCCTTCCTCGGCCTCGAGCGCCTCGAGCGCCTCGGCCGGGACGCGCTCCTGCTGTACGACGAGGACGACAACCGCTGTTTCCCGCCGGACAAGGACGCCCGCCAGAACAGGAACGTCGGCGAGGTGCCGCCGCAAGCGCCCGACCCAGGCGATCCCTGCCCGGACGACGCGCCGGTACGACAGATAGACGTCACGGCGTTCCGGACGGAGATCGAGTTCAACGAGTACGGCGATCACGACCCGTTCGGGATCGTCTACGCGCTCGACGAACACGTCGAGGACGTCAAGTGCGGCGATCGACCCGCCGAGCCCCTCGCGATCCGGGCGAACCGCGGCGACTGCGTCGAGATCAACCTCACGAACGGGCTACCCGGGGACGTCGAGGACGTCGAGGACGTCGAGGACGAACTGCGGGACCTCCTCGACGACCTGCTCGGGGACGTCGACGTACGACACGACGAACTCCGAAAGAAACTCGAGGCGGCGATCGAGGACGGGCTGACCCGCTCGGAGGTCGGGCGGATCGTCGAGGAGTTCCTCGACGACCTCGACGACGACCTCGTCGAGCGGATCAAGGCGCTGGTTCGCGACCTCCTCGAGCGACTACGGGATCCGGACGACGGCGTCGAGGACCACGCGCACCCGAAGATGCGCGTCTCCCAGCCGTGGGACGCCTCCGATCGGATCTCGCTCCACCCGACGCGGATCACCTACGACGTGACCGCCTCAGACGGCGCGACCGTCGGATTCAACTTCGATCAGACGGTCGCGCCCGGCGAGACCATCACCTATCGGTGGTACGCAGAGGAGGTGCCCAGCAACGTGGCGCTCTGGGACGAGGCGGACGTCCGGAGCCACCGCCACCACGGCGCGTTCGGTACCCTCATCGTCGAACCGAGGAACGCGACGTGGCTCGATCCGAACACCGCGGAACCCCTGCTCGCCGGTAGCGAGGCGATGATCGCGACCCCCAACGGGACCGACACGCGGGAGTTCACCCTCTCGTTCAGCGACGGGCGGTACATCGTCAACGAGAACGACCCGGACGACTGTGTGGTACCGGTGAACCTGGACGATCCCGAGCAGGATCCGAACGCGCCGTGCAACCAGATCGGTGACCCCGAGGATCAGGGGTACGTCGCGATCAACAACCGCGCGGAGCCGTTCATCCGGCGCTTCCAGACCGGCCCGGACGACCAGCACCTCGTCTTCGACTCGGAGACGCACGGCGATCCCGCGACGCCGATCCCGGAGGCGCTGCTCGGCGATCCGATCAAGTTCCTGGTCCAGAAGAGTTCCGACAAGTCCCGCGGGATGACGTTCCACCTCGCGAGCCACCAGTGGCGGCGGTTCCGCGGAATACCCGAGTCGCCCATCATCGGGGCGGACGACCGCTTCGAGGTCGGAAAGGCGGAGGACCTCGACCTGGTCAGCGACGCGGGCGGCCTCGCGGAGAGCACCGGGGACTTCCTCTACGCCGAACTCAAGGAGCGCCGCCGCCTCGAGGCCGGCTTCTGGGGCATCTTCCGCGTGCGGGAGGACCCCGGCGACTTCGAGACCCCGATGCAACCGCTACCGGCGATGGCGAAGAAGATGGGGCTGACGCCGGACGAACGCCCCGGCTGGAACGTCCTCCGAACCGACCTGACCGGCTCGGGACGCGAGGATCTCGTCGTCGGCGTGCCCCGTAGCGACCTCGCGGGGGTGGACGCGGGGGCGGTCTACGTCTTCGAGAACGGTGCCGATCGGAACGTCACGGACCTCTCGACGGCCGACGGCGTCTTCGTCGGCGAGCCGGGCGAGCGCGCCGGCATCTCCCTCGCTACCGACGAGTCGTCCGAGGGCGAGGGTGCGCTGGCGGCTCTCGTCGTGGAGACGGAGGGCGATACGACCTACACGGTGCCCGCCGGGGGGGAACTGCGCGAGGCGCTGGCCGACGTGCCGTGGGGGCGACTCGCCACCACGCTCACCGGCGCGACCAACACCTCCATCGACGTGGTCGCCGGACTCCGAGACGTGAGCGCGTAG
- a CDS encoding metallopeptidase TldD-related protein, whose amino-acid sequence MPTDRDETLAAMEVLTAYLEDRDEVAYAEVGGVVQYKTDAVVTREGTRNATAFTETGVWCRVFANGAADYRYTTALDEESLRDEADRAIRSAAQLAQTRPARVDTETLHRAVHGGWGTTPRLTDLEPEAKVDRLRSALDASRVDGVDRVRVTYADASVDHAITTTTGSAVRTTFERASTDLVVDAPACPTVRRFAGTLRGTAIFDEFESLAAEAFARVDDLRDRSADALAEEREADVVLSPRATAQLVHHLSHALEADAGYLGLPNHAVGDEVAGGGLAVEDAIRAGSWGAMAYDAEARPTEPVALVRDGAVASLLHDTESAADHDAFPAGTAVPSLGFDAPPRIHARHLDVEAGTASETDLLAGATAYVERFDPPRYRDDLEARKRSGWMPPSVLYARDLRETAAESDRPDRGRVDWPIAEGYRVEGGERTSRLDGAHLASDPATLRGISMLGSVRETTTGVCDKHRSRLPYAVTAPAVRLTAVLAPDDG is encoded by the coding sequence ATGCCCACGGATCGCGACGAGACGCTGGCGGCGATGGAGGTGCTCACGGCGTACCTCGAGGACCGGGACGAGGTCGCCTACGCCGAGGTCGGCGGCGTCGTTCAGTACAAGACGGACGCGGTGGTCACCCGTGAGGGGACGCGCAACGCCACCGCGTTCACGGAGACCGGGGTGTGGTGTCGCGTGTTCGCGAACGGCGCCGCCGACTACCGGTACACCACGGCGCTCGACGAGGAGAGCCTGCGCGACGAGGCCGACCGGGCGATCCGGTCCGCGGCGCAACTCGCGCAGACGCGGCCCGCCCGCGTCGACACGGAGACGCTCCACCGCGCGGTGCACGGCGGGTGGGGGACGACCCCGCGACTGACCGACCTCGAACCGGAGGCGAAGGTCGACCGACTCCGGTCCGCGCTCGACGCCTCGCGCGTCGACGGGGTCGACCGCGTCCGCGTCACCTACGCGGACGCGAGCGTCGATCACGCGATCACGACGACGACCGGGAGCGCCGTTCGGACGACGTTCGAGCGCGCGTCGACCGACCTCGTGGTCGACGCGCCGGCGTGTCCGACCGTCCGTCGCTTCGCGGGAACCCTGCGCGGGACGGCGATCTTCGACGAGTTCGAGTCGCTCGCGGCCGAGGCGTTCGCCCGTGTAGACGACCTCCGCGACCGATCGGCGGACGCGCTCGCGGAGGAGCGCGAGGCCGACGTCGTCCTGAGCCCGCGGGCGACCGCCCAGCTCGTCCACCACCTCTCGCACGCGCTCGAGGCCGACGCCGGCTACCTCGGCCTGCCGAACCACGCGGTCGGGGACGAGGTCGCCGGGGGCGGCCTCGCCGTCGAGGACGCGATCCGCGCCGGCTCGTGGGGCGCGATGGCGTACGACGCCGAGGCCCGACCGACCGAGCCGGTCGCGCTCGTCAGGGACGGCGCGGTCGCGTCGCTGCTACACGACACCGAAAGCGCGGCGGATCACGACGCGTTCCCGGCCGGGACGGCGGTCCCGAGCCTCGGGTTCGACGCGCCGCCGCGGATCCACGCCCGACACCTCGACGTCGAGGCGGGGACGGCCTCGGAGACCGACCTGCTCGCGGGCGCGACGGCGTACGTCGAGCGGTTCGACCCGCCGCGCTACCGCGACGACCTCGAAGCGCGCAAGCGAAGCGGGTGGATGCCGCCGAGCGTCCTCTACGCACGGGACCTGCGGGAGACGGCGGCGGAATCGGACCGGCCCGACCGGGGGCGCGTCGACTGGCCGATCGCGGAGGGCTATCGCGTCGAGGGCGGCGAGCGGACGAGTCGTCTCGACGGCGCGCACCTCGCGTCGGATCCGGCGACGCTCCGCGGGATCTCGATGCTCGGAAGCGTCCGCGAGACGACGACCGGCGTCTGTGACAAACACCGCTCGCGGCTTCCCTACGCGGTCACGGCACCCGCCGTTCGGCTGACGGCGGTGCTCGCGCCGGACGACGGGTAG
- a CDS encoding MarR family transcriptional regulator, with translation MAARDLRDASADGMRRHAEWMGKADDRILELLRADGPATPRALRDGMAARGTGTVYRRTDVERRCERLAAHGLIAFDGYGPCELTPLGDRYLRGDLDANELDRSDG, from the coding sequence ATGGCCGCACGCGACCTGCGCGACGCGTCCGCGGACGGGATGCGGAGGCACGCCGAGTGGATGGGGAAGGCCGACGACCGCATCCTCGAACTGTTGCGGGCCGACGGTCCGGCGACGCCGCGGGCGCTCCGCGACGGGATGGCGGCCCGCGGCACCGGCACCGTCTATCGACGGACGGACGTCGAGCGGCGGTGCGAACGCCTCGCGGCCCACGGGTTGATCGCGTTCGACGGCTACGGGCCGTGCGAACTCACGCCGCTCGGCGACCGGTACCTCCGCGGCGACCTCGACGCGAACGAACTGGATCGGTCGGACGGGTGA